The Benincasa hispida cultivar B227 chromosome 9, ASM972705v1, whole genome shotgun sequence genome has a segment encoding these proteins:
- the LOC120085773 gene encoding U-box domain-containing protein 3 isoform X1, with amino-acid sequence MGTASVQCLTNSISRFIHLVSCHTTKPLPLPKKCRNLVVVLKLLKLVLDDVISLKLSSDELLYSECESLDAAVNEAREFIENWCPKTSKICSALKCDPLLIKIQSSSQVICEIVWKLSESVLSNSSLNAVQKCLEGLQSLKQERISESIEEALISQRSGIGPNSEHLLKLIEALHLMSNQELLKETIAIEKERINAGHNNAKEELHHMNQIMDLIIRIRDWMVRKDYFRGINGVSVPSYFRCPLSLELMLDPVIVASGQTYDRSSIQKWIDSGLNICPNTHQMLTHTNLIPNYTVKAMILNWCDENKLNFSSLSSLVQLSHQDLDRSDSFCYSVHGSNSTAGSSPEVEKGSDKRNGDIFTSLIGENSNEGRRNETEKFDQPSPQQSYIYSRSVSASSAFSSIDYIPSALNELKISNKHEYIKELSGEITSEHPAASHNEASGFTSSLEGGQLQTCKTEVGENGNSNGRMDNLIPVESEPDNLSGDLHIKKLIADLKSQRDEVQMKAAEELRLLAKDNVENRVIIGQCGAISPLLSLLYSEGKLIQEHAVTALLNLSINENNKAMIAEAGAIEPLIHVLKTGNPPAKENSAATLFSLSVLEEYKAKIGRSGAVKALVDLLAVGTLRGKKDAGTALFNLSIFHENKARIVQAGAVKYLVELLDTATGMVDKAAALLANLSTISEGRLAIAREGGIPLLVEIVETGTMRGKENAASILLQLCLHSTKFCTLVLQEGAVPPLVALSQSGTPRAKEKAQQLLSHFRNQRDGTTGKGK; translated from the exons ATGGGAACAGCCTCTGTACAATGTCTGACTAACAGTATTTCCAGATTCATTCATCTAGTTTCATGCCACACTACAAAGCCTTTGCCTCTTCCTAAGAAATGCAGAAATCTTGTTGTTGTCTTAAAACTTCTGAAACTCGTGCTTGACGATGTCATCAGCCTCAAACTCTCTTCAGATGAGTTACTTTATAGTGAATGTGAGTCACTGGATGCAGCTGTAAATGAGGCTCGAGAATTCATCGAAAATTGGTGTCCAAAGACTAGCAAAATTTGCAGT GCTTTGAAATGTGATCCGCTACTTATAAAAATTCAAAGCTCTTCACAAGTGATCTGTGAGATTGTTTGGAAGTTGTCGGAATCGGTTTTGTCCAACTCAAGTCTAAATGCTGTTCAG AAATGTCTTGAAGGCCTTCAATCATTGAAGCAAGAAAGGATATCCGAATCTATAGAAGAGGCTCTAATTAGTCAAAGAAGTGGCATTGGCCCAAACTCTGAACATCTTCTAAAATTGATCGAAGCACTTCATTTGATGTCAAATCAAGAACTTCTGAAGGAGACTATAGCCATTGAAAAGGAGAGAATCAACGCTGGACACAACAATGCGAAGGAGGAACTTCATCACATGAACCAGATTATGGATCTAATTATCCGTATACGAGATTGGATGGTGAGAAAGGACTACTTCCGTGGGATAAATGGAGTCTCAGTTCCTTCATATTTTCGCTGCCCATTGTCATTGGAGCTGATGCTTGATCCAGTAATTGTGGCATCTGGCCAAACTTATGACAGGTCCTCCATTCAAAAGTGGATTGATAGTGGGTTAAACATTTGCCCCAACACTCATCAGATGCTCACACATACGAATCTCATCCCCAATTACACTGTTAAAGCCATGATATTGAATTGGTGCGATGAAAACAAATTGAACTTCTCCAGTTTATCATCGCTGGTTCAGTTGTCTCATCAGGATTTGGATCGAAGTGATAGCTTTTGTTATTCTGTACATGGTAGTAACTCAACGGCAGGATCATCTCCTGAAGTTGAAAAGGGTTCTGACAAGCGAAATGGGGACATTTTTACTAGTTTAATTGGAGAAAATTCCAATGAAGGTCGGAGGAACGAAACAGAAAAGTTTGATCAGCCCTCCCCTCAGCAGTCATATATCTACAGCAGGAGTGTATCAGCCTCCAGTGCCTTCTCTAGCATTGATTACATTCCATCAGCACTTAATGAGTTGAAGATATCAAATAAACATGAATATATAAAGGAGTTATCTGGAGAAATCACATCAGAACATCCTGCTGCATCTCATAATGAAGCATCAGGGTTTACTTCATCATTAGAAGGTGGACAATTACAGACTTGTAAAACAGAAGTAGGCGAGAACGGAAACAGTAATGGTAGAATGGATAACTTAATTCCAGTTGAATCTGAACCTGATAACTTATCCGGAGATTTGCATATCAAGAAATTAATTGCAGACCTTAAGAGCCAAAGAGATGAAGTTCAAATGAAGGCTGCAGAAGAATTGAGACTTCTTGCCAAGGACAATGTAGAGAATCGTGTTATAATAGGTCAGTGCGGGGCAATAAGCCCCTTACTTTCTCTGCTATATTCAGAAGGAAAGCTGATACAAGAGCATGCTGTGACAGCTCTGTTAAACCTGtccattaatgaaaataataaagcTATGATTGCAGAAGCAGGAGCTATAGAACCACTTATTCATGTTTTGAAGACAGGAAACCCTCCTGCTAAAGAAAATTCTGCAGCAACTTTATTCAGTCTCTCTGTATTAGAAGAATACAAGGCGAAAATCGGTCGGTCTGGTGCAGTTAAAGCGCTGGTGGATCTCTTAGCTGTGGGTACTCTGAGGGGCAAGAAAGATGCAGGTACCGCTTTGTTCAACTTATCTATTTTTCACGAAAATAAGGCTCGTATAGTTCAAGCAGGAGCTGTTAAGTACCTTGTTGAGCTTCTAGACACTGCCACAGGTATGGTTGACAAGGCTGCTGCACTTCTTGCTAACTTATCGACGATTTCGGAGGGACGATTGGCAATTGCGCGGGAAGGGGGTATCCCCTTGTTGGTAGAAATTGTTGAAACTGGAACTATGAGAGGAAAGGAAAATGCTGCATCTATTCTGTTGCAACTATGCCTTCATAGTACCAAGTTTTGCACCTTGGTTCTCCAAGAAGGAGCTGTCCCGCCCCTTGTTGCCTTATCTCAGTCTGGCACACCTAGAGCAAAAGAAAAG GCACAACAACTGCTCAGTCATTTTCGGAATCAAAGAGATGGAACCACAGGGAAAGGAAAATAG
- the LOC120087113 gene encoding GPN-loop GTPase 3 isoform X3, translating into MGYAQLVIGPAGSGKSTYCSSLYQHCETVGRTMHVVNLDPAAENFDYPVAMDIRELISLEDVMEELGLGPNGGLLYCMEHLEENLDDWLTEELDNYMDDDYLVFDCPGQIELFSHVPVLKNFVEHLQRKNFNVCAVYLLDSQKCCGLFLTAMVQLELPHINILSKMDLVTNKKDIEDFLNPEPQVLLSELNQRMAPQFSKLNKALIELVDEYNMVSFVPLDLRKESSIRYVLAQIDNCIQYGEDADVKIKDFDPEDDD; encoded by the exons ATGGGATATGCACAGCTAGTTATTGGTCCTGCCGGCAGCGGAAAG TCAACTTACTGCTCTAGCTTGTACCAACACTGTGAGACAGTTGGTCGAACTATGCACGTTGTGAATCTTGACCCTGCTGCTGAAAATTTTGACTATCCTGTAGCCATGG ATATAAGGGAGCTTATTTCATTGGAGGATGTCATGGAGGAGCTTGGACTTGGTCCAAATGGTGGCCTTTTATACTGCATGGA ACATCTTGAAGAAAATCTAGATGATTGGTTGACAGAAGAATTGGACAATTACATGGATGATGATTATTTAGTTTTTGACTGCCCAG GTCAGATAGAGCTCTTTTCCCATGTTCCGGTTCTTAAGAACTTTGTGGAGCATTTACAGAGAAAGAATTTCAATGTTTGTGCTGTGTATTTGCTGGATTCTCAG AAATGCTGTGGTCTATTCCTTACAG CAATGGTCCAACTTGAATTACCGCATATTAACATCCTCTCCAAAATGGATCTTGTGACCAACAAAAAGGATATTGAAGA CTTCTTAAATCCGGAGCCTCAAGTTTTGTTGTCAGAGTTGAATCAACGTATGGCTCCACAATTTTCAAAGCTAAATAAAGCTCTAATTGAACTG gtGGACGAATATAACATGGTGAGTTTTGTGCCACTTGACTTGAGGAAAGAAAGCAG TATAAGATACGTGTTGGCTCAAATTGATAACTGCATTCAGTACGGTGAAGATGCAGATGTGAAGATTAAGGATTTTGATCCAGAGGATGATGATTAA
- the LOC120085773 gene encoding U-box domain-containing protein 3 isoform X2, with protein MGTASVQCLTNSISRFIHLVSCHTTKPLPLPKKCRNLVVVLKLLKLVLDDVISLKLSSDELLYSECESLDAAVNEAREFIENWCPKTSKICSALKCDPLLIKIQSSSQVICEIVWKLSESVLSNSSLNAVQKCLEGLQSLKQERISESIEEALISQRSGIGPNSEHLLKLIEALHLMSNQELLKETIAIEKERINAGHNNAKEELHHMNQIMDLIIRIRDWMVRKDYFRGINGVSVPSYFRCPLSLELMLDPVIVASGQTYDRSSIQKWIDSGLNICPNTHQMLTHTNLIPNYTVKAMILNWCDENKLNFSSLSSLVQLSHQDLDRSDSFCYSVHGSNSTAGSSPEVEKGSDKRNGDIFTSLIGENSNEGRRNETEKFDQPSPQQSYIYSRSVSASSAFSSIDYIPSALNELKISNKHEYIKELSGEITSEHPAASHNEASGFTSSLEGGQLQTCKTEVGENGNSNGRMDNLIPVESEPDNLSGDLHIKKLIADLKSQRDEVQMKAAEELRLLAKDNVENRVIIGQCGAISPLLSLLYSEGKLIQEHAVTALLNLSINENNKAMIAEAGAIEPLIHVLKTGNPPAKENSAATLFSLSVLEEYKAKIGRSGAVKALVDLLAVGTLRGKKDAGMVDKAAALLANLSTISEGRLAIAREGGIPLLVEIVETGTMRGKENAASILLQLCLHSTKFCTLVLQEGAVPPLVALSQSGTPRAKEKAQQLLSHFRNQRDGTTGKGK; from the exons ATGGGAACAGCCTCTGTACAATGTCTGACTAACAGTATTTCCAGATTCATTCATCTAGTTTCATGCCACACTACAAAGCCTTTGCCTCTTCCTAAGAAATGCAGAAATCTTGTTGTTGTCTTAAAACTTCTGAAACTCGTGCTTGACGATGTCATCAGCCTCAAACTCTCTTCAGATGAGTTACTTTATAGTGAATGTGAGTCACTGGATGCAGCTGTAAATGAGGCTCGAGAATTCATCGAAAATTGGTGTCCAAAGACTAGCAAAATTTGCAGT GCTTTGAAATGTGATCCGCTACTTATAAAAATTCAAAGCTCTTCACAAGTGATCTGTGAGATTGTTTGGAAGTTGTCGGAATCGGTTTTGTCCAACTCAAGTCTAAATGCTGTTCAG AAATGTCTTGAAGGCCTTCAATCATTGAAGCAAGAAAGGATATCCGAATCTATAGAAGAGGCTCTAATTAGTCAAAGAAGTGGCATTGGCCCAAACTCTGAACATCTTCTAAAATTGATCGAAGCACTTCATTTGATGTCAAATCAAGAACTTCTGAAGGAGACTATAGCCATTGAAAAGGAGAGAATCAACGCTGGACACAACAATGCGAAGGAGGAACTTCATCACATGAACCAGATTATGGATCTAATTATCCGTATACGAGATTGGATGGTGAGAAAGGACTACTTCCGTGGGATAAATGGAGTCTCAGTTCCTTCATATTTTCGCTGCCCATTGTCATTGGAGCTGATGCTTGATCCAGTAATTGTGGCATCTGGCCAAACTTATGACAGGTCCTCCATTCAAAAGTGGATTGATAGTGGGTTAAACATTTGCCCCAACACTCATCAGATGCTCACACATACGAATCTCATCCCCAATTACACTGTTAAAGCCATGATATTGAATTGGTGCGATGAAAACAAATTGAACTTCTCCAGTTTATCATCGCTGGTTCAGTTGTCTCATCAGGATTTGGATCGAAGTGATAGCTTTTGTTATTCTGTACATGGTAGTAACTCAACGGCAGGATCATCTCCTGAAGTTGAAAAGGGTTCTGACAAGCGAAATGGGGACATTTTTACTAGTTTAATTGGAGAAAATTCCAATGAAGGTCGGAGGAACGAAACAGAAAAGTTTGATCAGCCCTCCCCTCAGCAGTCATATATCTACAGCAGGAGTGTATCAGCCTCCAGTGCCTTCTCTAGCATTGATTACATTCCATCAGCACTTAATGAGTTGAAGATATCAAATAAACATGAATATATAAAGGAGTTATCTGGAGAAATCACATCAGAACATCCTGCTGCATCTCATAATGAAGCATCAGGGTTTACTTCATCATTAGAAGGTGGACAATTACAGACTTGTAAAACAGAAGTAGGCGAGAACGGAAACAGTAATGGTAGAATGGATAACTTAATTCCAGTTGAATCTGAACCTGATAACTTATCCGGAGATTTGCATATCAAGAAATTAATTGCAGACCTTAAGAGCCAAAGAGATGAAGTTCAAATGAAGGCTGCAGAAGAATTGAGACTTCTTGCCAAGGACAATGTAGAGAATCGTGTTATAATAGGTCAGTGCGGGGCAATAAGCCCCTTACTTTCTCTGCTATATTCAGAAGGAAAGCTGATACAAGAGCATGCTGTGACAGCTCTGTTAAACCTGtccattaatgaaaataataaagcTATGATTGCAGAAGCAGGAGCTATAGAACCACTTATTCATGTTTTGAAGACAGGAAACCCTCCTGCTAAAGAAAATTCTGCAGCAACTTTATTCAGTCTCTCTGTATTAGAAGAATACAAGGCGAAAATCGGTCGGTCTGGTGCAGTTAAAGCGCTGGTGGATCTCTTAGCTGTGGGTACTCTGAGGGGCAAGAAAGATGCAG GTATGGTTGACAAGGCTGCTGCACTTCTTGCTAACTTATCGACGATTTCGGAGGGACGATTGGCAATTGCGCGGGAAGGGGGTATCCCCTTGTTGGTAGAAATTGTTGAAACTGGAACTATGAGAGGAAAGGAAAATGCTGCATCTATTCTGTTGCAACTATGCCTTCATAGTACCAAGTTTTGCACCTTGGTTCTCCAAGAAGGAGCTGTCCCGCCCCTTGTTGCCTTATCTCAGTCTGGCACACCTAGAGCAAAAGAAAAG GCACAACAACTGCTCAGTCATTTTCGGAATCAAAGAGATGGAACCACAGGGAAAGGAAAATAG
- the LOC120087113 gene encoding GPN-loop GTPase 3 isoform X2: protein MGYAQLVIGPAGSGKSTYCSSLYQHCETVGRTMHVVNLDPAAENFDYPVAMDIRELISLEDVMEELGLGPNGGLLYCMEHLEENLDDWLTEELDNYMDDDYLVFDCPGQIELFSHVPVLKNFVEHLQRKNFNVCAVYLLDSQFMTDITKFISGCMASLSAMVQLELPHINILSKMDLVTNKKDIEDFLNPEPQVLLSELNQRMAPQFSKLNKALIELVDEYNMVSFVPLDLRKESSIRYVLAQIDNCIQYGEDADVKIKDFDPEDDD, encoded by the exons ATGGGATATGCACAGCTAGTTATTGGTCCTGCCGGCAGCGGAAAG TCAACTTACTGCTCTAGCTTGTACCAACACTGTGAGACAGTTGGTCGAACTATGCACGTTGTGAATCTTGACCCTGCTGCTGAAAATTTTGACTATCCTGTAGCCATGG ATATAAGGGAGCTTATTTCATTGGAGGATGTCATGGAGGAGCTTGGACTTGGTCCAAATGGTGGCCTTTTATACTGCATGGA ACATCTTGAAGAAAATCTAGATGATTGGTTGACAGAAGAATTGGACAATTACATGGATGATGATTATTTAGTTTTTGACTGCCCAG GTCAGATAGAGCTCTTTTCCCATGTTCCGGTTCTTAAGAACTTTGTGGAGCATTTACAGAGAAAGAATTTCAATGTTTGTGCTGTGTATTTGCTGGATTCTCAG TTTATGACAGACATCACAAAGTTTATTAGTGGTTGTATGGCATCTCTTTCAGCAATGGTCCAACTTGAATTACCGCATATTAACATCCTCTCCAAAATGGATCTTGTGACCAACAAAAAGGATATTGAAGA CTTCTTAAATCCGGAGCCTCAAGTTTTGTTGTCAGAGTTGAATCAACGTATGGCTCCACAATTTTCAAAGCTAAATAAAGCTCTAATTGAACTG gtGGACGAATATAACATGGTGAGTTTTGTGCCACTTGACTTGAGGAAAGAAAGCAG TATAAGATACGTGTTGGCTCAAATTGATAACTGCATTCAGTACGGTGAAGATGCAGATGTGAAGATTAAGGATTTTGATCCAGAGGATGATGATTAA
- the LOC120087113 gene encoding GPN-loop GTPase 3 isoform X1, with protein sequence MGYAQLVIGPAGSGKSTYCSSLYQHCETVGRTMHVVNLDPAAENFDYPVAMDIRELISLEDVMEELGLGPNGGLLYCMEHLEENLDDWLTEELDNYMDDDYLVFDCPGQIELFSHVPVLKNFVEHLQRKNFNVCAVYLLDSQKCCGLFLTGIVTDCPIYQFMTDITKFISGCMASLSAMVQLELPHINILSKMDLVTNKKDIEDFLNPEPQVLLSELNQRMAPQFSKLNKALIELVDEYNMVSFVPLDLRKESSIRYVLAQIDNCIQYGEDADVKIKDFDPEDDD encoded by the exons ATGGGATATGCACAGCTAGTTATTGGTCCTGCCGGCAGCGGAAAG TCAACTTACTGCTCTAGCTTGTACCAACACTGTGAGACAGTTGGTCGAACTATGCACGTTGTGAATCTTGACCCTGCTGCTGAAAATTTTGACTATCCTGTAGCCATGG ATATAAGGGAGCTTATTTCATTGGAGGATGTCATGGAGGAGCTTGGACTTGGTCCAAATGGTGGCCTTTTATACTGCATGGA ACATCTTGAAGAAAATCTAGATGATTGGTTGACAGAAGAATTGGACAATTACATGGATGATGATTATTTAGTTTTTGACTGCCCAG GTCAGATAGAGCTCTTTTCCCATGTTCCGGTTCTTAAGAACTTTGTGGAGCATTTACAGAGAAAGAATTTCAATGTTTGTGCTGTGTATTTGCTGGATTCTCAG AAATGCTGTGGTCTATTCCTTACAGGTATAGTGACAGATTGCCCCATTTATCAGTTTATGACAGACATCACAAAGTTTATTAGTGGTTGTATGGCATCTCTTTCAGCAATGGTCCAACTTGAATTACCGCATATTAACATCCTCTCCAAAATGGATCTTGTGACCAACAAAAAGGATATTGAAGA CTTCTTAAATCCGGAGCCTCAAGTTTTGTTGTCAGAGTTGAATCAACGTATGGCTCCACAATTTTCAAAGCTAAATAAAGCTCTAATTGAACTG gtGGACGAATATAACATGGTGAGTTTTGTGCCACTTGACTTGAGGAAAGAAAGCAG TATAAGATACGTGTTGGCTCAAATTGATAACTGCATTCAGTACGGTGAAGATGCAGATGTGAAGATTAAGGATTTTGATCCAGAGGATGATGATTAA
- the LOC120085773 gene encoding U-box domain-containing protein 3 isoform X3, whose product MGTASVQCLTNSISRFIHLVSCHTTKPLPLPKKCRNLVVVLKLLKLVLDDVISLKLSSDELLYSECESLDAAVNEAREFIENWCPKTSKICSALKCDPLLIKIQSSSQVICEIVWKLSESVLSNSSLNAVQKCLEGLQSLKQERISESIEEALISQRSGIGPNSEHLLKLIEALHLMSNQELLKETIAIEKERINAGHNNAKEELHHMNQIMDLIIRIRDWMVRKDYFRGINGVSVPSYFRCPLSLELMLDPVIVASGQTYDRSSIQKWIDSGLNICPNTHQMLTHTNLIPNYTVKAMILNWCDENKLNFSSLSSLVQLSHQDLDRSDSFCYSVHGSNSTAGSSPEVEKGSDKRNGDIFTSLIGENSNEGRRNETEKFDQPSPQQSYIYSRSVSASSAFSSIDYIPSALNELKISNKHEYIKELSGEITSEHPAASHNEASGFTSSLEGGQLQTCKTEVGENGNSNGRMDNLIPVESEPDNLSGDLHIKKLIADLKSQRDEVQMKAAEELRLLAKDNVENRVIIEAGAIEPLIHVLKTGNPPAKENSAATLFSLSVLEEYKAKIGRSGAVKALVDLLAVGTLRGKKDAGTALFNLSIFHENKARIVQAGAVKYLVELLDTATGMVDKAAALLANLSTISEGRLAIAREGGIPLLVEIVETGTMRGKENAASILLQLCLHSTKFCTLVLQEGAVPPLVALSQSGTPRAKEKAQQLLSHFRNQRDGTTGKGK is encoded by the exons ATGGGAACAGCCTCTGTACAATGTCTGACTAACAGTATTTCCAGATTCATTCATCTAGTTTCATGCCACACTACAAAGCCTTTGCCTCTTCCTAAGAAATGCAGAAATCTTGTTGTTGTCTTAAAACTTCTGAAACTCGTGCTTGACGATGTCATCAGCCTCAAACTCTCTTCAGATGAGTTACTTTATAGTGAATGTGAGTCACTGGATGCAGCTGTAAATGAGGCTCGAGAATTCATCGAAAATTGGTGTCCAAAGACTAGCAAAATTTGCAGT GCTTTGAAATGTGATCCGCTACTTATAAAAATTCAAAGCTCTTCACAAGTGATCTGTGAGATTGTTTGGAAGTTGTCGGAATCGGTTTTGTCCAACTCAAGTCTAAATGCTGTTCAG AAATGTCTTGAAGGCCTTCAATCATTGAAGCAAGAAAGGATATCCGAATCTATAGAAGAGGCTCTAATTAGTCAAAGAAGTGGCATTGGCCCAAACTCTGAACATCTTCTAAAATTGATCGAAGCACTTCATTTGATGTCAAATCAAGAACTTCTGAAGGAGACTATAGCCATTGAAAAGGAGAGAATCAACGCTGGACACAACAATGCGAAGGAGGAACTTCATCACATGAACCAGATTATGGATCTAATTATCCGTATACGAGATTGGATGGTGAGAAAGGACTACTTCCGTGGGATAAATGGAGTCTCAGTTCCTTCATATTTTCGCTGCCCATTGTCATTGGAGCTGATGCTTGATCCAGTAATTGTGGCATCTGGCCAAACTTATGACAGGTCCTCCATTCAAAAGTGGATTGATAGTGGGTTAAACATTTGCCCCAACACTCATCAGATGCTCACACATACGAATCTCATCCCCAATTACACTGTTAAAGCCATGATATTGAATTGGTGCGATGAAAACAAATTGAACTTCTCCAGTTTATCATCGCTGGTTCAGTTGTCTCATCAGGATTTGGATCGAAGTGATAGCTTTTGTTATTCTGTACATGGTAGTAACTCAACGGCAGGATCATCTCCTGAAGTTGAAAAGGGTTCTGACAAGCGAAATGGGGACATTTTTACTAGTTTAATTGGAGAAAATTCCAATGAAGGTCGGAGGAACGAAACAGAAAAGTTTGATCAGCCCTCCCCTCAGCAGTCATATATCTACAGCAGGAGTGTATCAGCCTCCAGTGCCTTCTCTAGCATTGATTACATTCCATCAGCACTTAATGAGTTGAAGATATCAAATAAACATGAATATATAAAGGAGTTATCTGGAGAAATCACATCAGAACATCCTGCTGCATCTCATAATGAAGCATCAGGGTTTACTTCATCATTAGAAGGTGGACAATTACAGACTTGTAAAACAGAAGTAGGCGAGAACGGAAACAGTAATGGTAGAATGGATAACTTAATTCCAGTTGAATCTGAACCTGATAACTTATCCGGAGATTTGCATATCAAGAAATTAATTGCAGACCTTAAGAGCCAAAGAGATGAAGTTCAAATGAAGGCTGCAGAAGAATTGAGACTTCTTGCCAAGGACAATGTAGAGAATCGTGTTATAATAG AAGCAGGAGCTATAGAACCACTTATTCATGTTTTGAAGACAGGAAACCCTCCTGCTAAAGAAAATTCTGCAGCAACTTTATTCAGTCTCTCTGTATTAGAAGAATACAAGGCGAAAATCGGTCGGTCTGGTGCAGTTAAAGCGCTGGTGGATCTCTTAGCTGTGGGTACTCTGAGGGGCAAGAAAGATGCAGGTACCGCTTTGTTCAACTTATCTATTTTTCACGAAAATAAGGCTCGTATAGTTCAAGCAGGAGCTGTTAAGTACCTTGTTGAGCTTCTAGACACTGCCACAGGTATGGTTGACAAGGCTGCTGCACTTCTTGCTAACTTATCGACGATTTCGGAGGGACGATTGGCAATTGCGCGGGAAGGGGGTATCCCCTTGTTGGTAGAAATTGTTGAAACTGGAACTATGAGAGGAAAGGAAAATGCTGCATCTATTCTGTTGCAACTATGCCTTCATAGTACCAAGTTTTGCACCTTGGTTCTCCAAGAAGGAGCTGTCCCGCCCCTTGTTGCCTTATCTCAGTCTGGCACACCTAGAGCAAAAGAAAAG GCACAACAACTGCTCAGTCATTTTCGGAATCAAAGAGATGGAACCACAGGGAAAGGAAAATAG